The Chiloscyllium plagiosum isolate BGI_BamShark_2017 chromosome 6, ASM401019v2, whole genome shotgun sequence sequence CCACAGGTTCGTGACTTGAACAGTCGTCTGGCTCAGTCCCAGAAGGCACTGAATGAGCTAGCAGATGAGCATGAGGCAGCCATACCCCTTTGGGAGGGAAAGCAAAAGCAGCTGGAGAGTGACCTCTGTGTGACGCTCTCAGACAAGGTAAGAATTATTCACAACATTGTAAACTGAACAGTATTGGGGAGGTAGTGGGAAGTGAGCAGTTATTCATAAGGTACATCTAGGTATTGTGGTAATATTCTAAATAGTATCTGAGAATACCAGGACTTCAAAAAATTAAATTGAGGCAATGAATTATATAAATAAGTCTATGTTTGTTTTTGCTTAGCTGAAATGTGATGTGATACAAGTGCTTAAAATGGTTCATGGATTCAATAGGGTAGAAAGGGAAATGTTTCAAGGCCAAGGAACATGACCTTTAAAATTTGAGCTGGAGTGTTTAAGGATAATATCAGGGTGCACATTTTTATACAAAGGTgagtggaaatgtggaattctctCTTCCCCAAGTGGCTGTGAAAGCTGAAACTCAGTTGAAGGACTTTTGAGACTGAAGCAGTAGATTTCTAATGAGGGATGCAAAGCTATTTCTCACTCTTGTCCGCACTCTGGATTCTTGTTGTATGCTAGACACACTATGCTAAGAGCAGCATCTGCAATAGTGCTTTTTTTAATGTGAAGTAAGTTGAAATTATAATCAAGGTGTAAATAAGCAGAGTATCTCTGTTCATAATATTCTCCAGCCCCTCAGATTTGGATATCTGTACTCATCCAAATCTGGCTTCTTGAGTATTCCTGACCTCAATTTCTTCACTATTGGTGGCTGTGTCTGCAGATGCTAAGGCTCTACACTTAAAACCAACTCTCTTTTATTCTCCTAAACCAAACCTTAAATCCTGCCTTTCTGATCAAACATCTGTCATCCACCCTAATATTTTTGCATGTGGTTCTGTTAGATTGTGTTTCAATTAGGCTCCTATACTGTTCCATGGATTGTTTAATATTTTAGAGGCTGTATAAGTGTAGCTTGCTGCCTCCTGTTCTGCTGAAAAGTGTCAAGGCTGTGAAGGACCCTATATCAGTGTATGATTATTTAAGGAATCACATGAATTCAGTcatgaattttgttttaagagTGTTGTTGTTGGATGCTACACTTCCCTGGGGCtaattttaagtttttaaatgttttctttttttggGTTATTTTTTGGTAttgacagaaattattggaagaaAAAGTACAAATCCTGGAAGGAAAAATCTCCTTAATGGAGGATCAGCTGAAAGCAGCTGGGGAAAGTTCCAGTGAGATGAAAGGAGAGGTCATGGGTGACATTCTCCAGGTAAGTTGCTTCTTACGAAATACCTGAGAAATTGTGCTGTGTGAAGTCGCCGAAACACAGATTGGGGTGGAATAGTTTCTGGTGGgacggcacagtgactcagtagttagcatgctgcccctcagtgccagggacccaggttcaattccagtctcaggcgactgtgtagagtttccacgctctcctgtgtctgtgtgggtttcctccagatgttctggtttcctcccacaatccaacgatgtgcaagtttggtgaattagctatgctaaattacccatggtgttcatggatgtgtaggataggtgcattagtcaggggcaaactTAGAGTaatgggtaggatactcttcaggtggttggtgtggacctgttgtgctgaaggccctgtttccacactgtagggattctatggtgacAAACTTGTAGCATTTTGAAAGCCTTTCACTGAAGAACAGCTTTAGCTTTTTGGGGGATAATTCCAGATATCCATGATCCTTTGTGTGAAGGAGTGTTTCAAGACATCACCCCGCATGGCAGTCTAGCTGATTTAAAATGCTGCCTTCCTTTCCCATTGCCAGATTCACCCAGCACCAGAAACAATTTCTCTCTCTAACTATCTAATCATTTTAAACATCTTGATTAAATCACCCCTTAATCTGTTATTTGAGGGAATGCAGTTAATTAAAGCTTTGCCTTACCTGACTTATTCCATCTTCCACTCTTCTGTCATTGCAGTTGGAAGttcttaaaacagaaatatcacaGTTGACGGCCAAAACTGCAGAACTGGAGCAAGAAAGCTCCCTTCACAAAGAGGAAAAAAGCCAACTTGCTGAGACAATCCGTAACCTCGAGCAGTCCATCAGTGACCTAGTTGAACAGAAGGACCAGCTGGAGCAAGATGCACGGGTTCAGGAAGATAGGCTCACTGGGCAGCTAGATGCCTTGAATGTGGAGATAATGAAGCTGAATAATTCCTTGATGCAGAAGGACCTGGAATTGGAAGAGGAGAAGAAACTGAGGCGCCAGCTGGCCGATGATTCACAAAGCAAAGAGAAGACTGTCCTTGATCTTGACTCCAAGGTACAGACGCTTAACGAAGTCCTGCGATCAAAAGAAGAGGCACTTAAAATGCTCGAGAAAGAGGTGAGCGCTGAGCGCGAGAACATGTCACAGCAAGTGGCTACCCTGAAAGAGGAGTCCCAGCAGATCAACAAAGAGAAGGCTTCCATTCTCTCTCAGTATGACACATTAAAGACTGAGAAGGAGGCTGAACTGAACTTGCTCACTGAAGAAATTAAAGCTTTGAAAAGTAACCAGTTGGAAATGGAAGACCTAAGGAGTGAGAAGGACAGTTTATCACAGAAGGTGCAAGAGTTATGCTCTGAGGTTGCAGAGGTAGGCTCCAAAAACCAGAGCCTCCAATCTGTCTGTGAAACCCACAAGCAGAGACATGCTGAAGAGGTTGCCGCTCTTAAAATAAAGTTGCAGGAGACTGAAGGCATGCTGGAGGAGCACCGGATCAGATTGGCAGGTCTTGATGCCAGCGCTCAGAACGTCAAGAACCTCCAAGAGCAGCTCACTTCCCTGCAGGGGACAGTAGAAGCATTAGAAAATGAGAAGAAGCAATGGGAAGAGGGGCATGCCCGAGAAGCTGAGCGCTATTCCCAACTGGCAAATGAAGTGAAGGGGCTGACAGAGGAACGTAATCAGGCGAGAACCCAGTTAGCTGAAGAGCTAAAACGTCAGGAGGTGGTTGGAGCTCAAATGAAACAGACCATGGATGAACAGGTGGAAAGATGTAGCACGCTGCAGAGTGAGCTTTCTGATGCCCTGCGGAAGGTTgaggagaaagagaaggaagaagCAAGGCTTTGTGAAAACGTAGCATCTTGGAAGGAAAAGTTTGAGGTGGTTCAGCATAAGCAGGTTCAGGGAGATGAGCTTATTGCGTGCTTAAAGGAAGAGCGAGAAAAAGCCCAAGCTGAGCTGTCGGAAGAAAAGGCCAAGAGCAATGAGCTTGAGACGAGGATAAACCAGTTGAATAATGAGGAAGAGAGGAAGGCCTCAGCACTGGAGAAAGATCTTTGTGATGCACTGTCACAAATTAAGGAAAAAGAGGCTTTGAGAGACCAGGCTCAGGCTGAGGTGTTGAGCTGGCAGGACAAGTTTGAGACTGCTCAGAAGGAAGCATCTCAGCGCCTGTCACAGGTGGAGGAGGCGGCCAGACAAAACTCGCACAAGCGAGACCAAATAGAGAAGGAGCTCTTTGAGGCAAGAGAAAAGGTGGCTCACCTTGAGGACCGGGTGAACCAGGCAGGCAGCAAGCAGCAAGACCAGATCTCAAAGCTGGAGGCTGATCTCGCCAAAGCACGACAAGTGGCAAGAGAGGAGGCAGTGCAGAGCGAGGAACTTCGTGGAGAGGTTGAGGCATTGCACAGCCAGCTGGCGGAGCTGAGGAAATCCCAGTCTGAGTGCATGGCCAGGGTGGAGGAAAAGCAACACAAACtgtcagaggagaaagatgcaGCCAAGGTGGAACTGGAGGCTGAGAGGGCAAGCAAGCTTGATATGGAGACTAGGCTGCAGCAGTCTATCAATGAGCAGCAGGAACGCCTTGTGGTACTGCAAAGTGAGGTCTCCAGTGCCCGCACCGCCAGAGAGGAAATAGAAACTAAGGAGAAACTGATGAGGAGTGAAATTGAGAGATGGCAGGATCAGAGCAGACACCAGCAAGCGAGGATCAATGAACTCCAAACAGAGGTGTCAACCATGAAAAACATGAAGGAAAAAATAATCAGCCAGGAAAGGGAGATGCTGCGCTATGCAGAGGTCCTGAGTAAGAAGGAGGAGGAGTTACATGAGCTCAGTTCCAAACTAGCAGCAGGTGACGATGCAATCCGACAGCACAAACAACGAATGGACTCTGCTGAGAAGGAGCTGTCCAAATCCCGCAACCTCTGCCAAGAGAGGCTGAGCAGTATTGAGGCACTGAAATCTCAGGTAGCTGAACTAGAGCTGAAGTGCAAAGGACAACAGGATGTCATTGCCCGGCTGGAGACAGAGAAAACGGCACAAGGTTCTCACAGTCATGAGCACATGACAGCGTTACAAGGAGAACTGTCATTAGTCCGTGGCTTGCTGAAGGAGAAAGAATCAATGGAAAGGGCCTTGAAGGAAAAGGTGTCCCTGCACCTGGAGGAACTTGCAAAACAGAAGGAAAAGGTTCGCGCCCTTGAACTGGAAATCCCAACCTGGCAGCTGAAATCCTCAGAAGAGCAGAAGGAAAACGCGAAGCTGAGAGATAAGGTGGCTGTACAAGTGGAGGTGTGCAGGAAGCTGCAGGAAACCATAGATGCTTTGAGGGCAGAGCAAGCTTCTGAGGCAcaaaagagaaactcagcagaagaAGCAACAAAGCTCCAGAACACAACCCTTAAAATGGAGATTGCTGCCCAAAAGCAGGCAGCTGAGAAGCTTCAGGAGGAGCTGACTGCTAGGAAGCTGGCAGAAGCAACGCTAGAACGCCAGGCACAAGCAGACAAAGAACAAAGTGTTCAAATGGAACAGGAGTTACTCCAGCTGCGTGGCCAGATGGCAGAGATCCAGTCCACAATGCGGGCATCTgagtcacagcaccagggagagCTCGAGCAACAGAAGAAGCTGCTGAATGAGTTGAAGGCAGAGACCAGGCAGCTGCCATCCTTAAAGGAGCGCTGCAAGGAGCAAGAGCGGGAGATACAGCGACTCCAGCAGAGCAGCAGCCAGCTGAGCTCtgaatctggtctggcctgcgGGAAGCTGGAAGCTGAGCTGGCCAGGGCCCGAGAGGCACATGCCAAAGAGCTGAGCCACCTGAAATCCTGCCATGCTGAGCAGGAGGCTGCCAGCAAAGCCAAAGAGGAAGAGAGCCGGAAAAGAGTGGAAGAAGCGACCAGCAAGTATGAGAAAGCAAAACTCATGGTCCTGGATGAGCGACGCAGGTTTCAAGATGAGCAGCAAAAGTTGAGCACTCAGGTAAATGAATTGTTCTGTATTAAacgttatatgttctatgttctaaaccaagCCGATAAGGtttttaggcgaaagtgaggactgtagattctggaaattagagtcgagagtgtggtgctggaaaagcatagccgatcaagcagcatctgaagagcaggagagtcgacgttttgggcaaaagcccttcatcaggaaggttttTGGACAACTTGACAAAGTAAGTGCAATGAAGTTGTTTTCCCCTTGTGaaagagtccaggaccagagggacataatctcagaataaagggtgtCATACTTACGATGAGGAATTTCCTCtcaggatagtgaatctgtggagttctttaaTATAGATAGCTGTCACGGatctttaagtatattcaaggctgagatagacaggttaaTTAGTAAGGaaatcgagggttatggagaagaagcaagagagtggagttgaagattgtcAGGTCAGCCATTCAGTCAGGTCATTGAATGGTCTGTTCCTACATACTAAAGCCTAACAGTgaatcttttatttttcttttcaatcaaGTTCTCTGTTCAATCAAGTTTTCTGTTCCTGcaacctcttttttttaaattttgtttgtaTTGCTTGCCAAATGCATTTCATGACATAGGTCTgtccggtggctcagtggttagcattgctgcctcacagtgccaggaacccaggttcacttccagccttgggtgattgtgcacCATCCACTTtagctgcatgggtttcctttgggtggtttggtttcctcccacaatccaaagatgagcaggttgggtgaattggcagtgctaagttgttcagagatgtgtgggtttggtgcattagtcagggggaaatgtagagtaatagagtaggggaataggtttgatactcttcagaggatttgtgtggactttttgggctgaagggcctgtttccacactttggaCATTCTGTGCTGTGCTATTCTGTGCCATGCTATGCTGTTGAGTGCCATGCCATACAGTTATGCACCATGTTGCGCCACACTATTGTGTGCTGCACTGCACCACGCCACGCTAGTCTACTTCTGGTCTGATTTTGTCCTCTTGTTTAACCCTTTTGctaaagtggacaacctcacatttttccacactatattccatctgcaatGTTGTTGTCCCTCATCCTGAACTCACAAGGCAAACTATAATAAATACAGTACACACTAGTATATGGAGGAAGCAGGGCGTTATTGTCATGTCACTGAACTGTAATTCAGAGGTCTTGGCACTGGAAATGTGGAATCTAATTGGACCTTAAATTTAAATCCCATCAATACATCTGCCTTTGGAAAGTTAGAATCAGTGATGATGGCAAACAATCAATGttgaaaaaaactcatctggttcatgaatgtactttagggaaggaaatctgccatccttactttgtctggcctacatgtgactccaggcgcacagcagtgtggttgactctttcttcctctgaaatggtttatcaaaccactcagtttgaGGATAATTAGTAGTGGGTAAATAGCTTTACCAGTAACCCTTCCATCACAATAaagaatgtgtttttaaaaacacaatcagTTAAAGTGGTAATTCTGTTGTGGGACATCACAAGGCAAATTCTGTCAATTAGAGTACCTTCCAGTTATCCCTTCTATTCAtctcaaaaggcatttgatgaagaaCCAAACAACAGCTGTGAGCTAGGTTGGAGCTCATGACTAAAATTATAGGAGCAACAGAGTTGGCtgaatgacaggaaacagagtaatggttcatggttgttttttcagattggaggaaagtttatcGTGAATTATCCCAGGGGTTAGGACCTTTGCTTACTTTTCCTGATATAATAGTAATGATGTAGACCTTTGCAATCAGTACAAAAGTTGAAAGTATTTTTAACTGTGAGGAGCTGTATAACTCGAAAAGGGCACATCGGAAATCAGAAAGGATAAATGAGTGGCAATTAGAATTTAAGTACTAAGAAACATGAAGTAATTTATTTTGGAGGCAAGAATAtgaagagacaatataaaatgggTGAGTACAATTTTAAATGGGATGCAAGAACAGATTTTTGGCATATATGTGCATAAGTTTCAGGTCCATAAAAGTTCCAACATGCATTAAGATAATGGTTTTAAAAAAGCATGCAGACTCCTGGGTTTTATCAGTAGTGACAAGAATGAAAAAGCAAGAAAGTTATATTAAAGCTGCATAAAACACTGCTTCAATCTCACCTAGAGTACTGTATCAAGTTTGGGGGCCGTACCTTTTAGGAAGCATGTAAAGTCAGGCTTAGAGTGgatgcagaaaatattcacaagaaGGGTTCCCAGCAAGAGGAAGTTTAGGTAAACCGATTAGAGAATTTTGAACTTGAATGTGGAGAAGAGATTTGGTAGAGATACTCAAAATTGAGAGGGACCTGGGCAGTGTATAGCAGTGGGGCAGAGGAAAATTAGTACCAGAGGATTTGCAGTAATTGACAAAAATTGTAATTCAGACATGAAGGAAAATCTTTTCATGCGAGTGACTGgggtctggaatgtgttgcctcagtgtggtggaagcaggttcagttGCGGCTTTCAAGAGGGAATAGGATTTATATTTGAAGAGGAAAGATTCTACTGGGTGAGGATGGGGAATGGTATGAGGTAAGCTTCTCCTCTAGAAATCCTGCACTGACACAGTGGGCTAAAATGGTGCTGTAATCATTCTGTGATTCACTGCATGATTATAGATCAATGATTTAATTTGTCAAATCTTTGAATTTTGACTTTAGCTAACAGTCTGCTTTGAGAATCCTTAGTAATAACTTCTGAGAATCTGTATAAATAACATCTACAAATATCAGTACTAGTTTGTCAGCTCTTCAAAGTTTTCAATCTGATTTATCAAGTGTAAGCTTCCCTTTACTTATTTAAACTTCcctttatgtatttatttttaatcagcttgttcagagatgttattaacaCCTCTGGGACAGATGGATCTTAAACCTGGGATACCTAtcctttcctttttcctctttttatttcCAGAAGTGCTATCAAACCCAACTGCatattttaaccaacctgttcaggcatgttaAAGACATTTCCAGAAGAAGAGAACACAGACACATCCCCacccatgcatacacacacacactttcatctATTAACCACTACCTCTCAATTATCTGTATTTCCAATGTTCAACTTGCATGCAGAGCCCATTCAGGGAAAAATACCTACAAATCCATGCTGAGATTCTGATCAGCTGACAATCTTCAAGCTGTTCAATCAGGAAAAGTCGGTGAAtaaaggtaaactatttccactgtttgggaATTCTAGAACTGGGGatgtagtctgagaattagggctgtACCATTCGgcagagatgttaggaagcacttctgcacACACATTGATTGATATTTGCAacactctcttccacaaacagcagtgaatgctggatcagttgataattttaaatttgagattgcTTAATGAAAATTAAGCCCTCATTAACCTTAAATCATGGAGTTACATGCAGTTATCCAATCTCTGAGAACAGTATAGTTATAGTTGAGGCATTTGATTCTCATACCCATTTCATTTCTGGTCCTGAAGGTTTGTCACTCTTTTTAGCTGCCACTAATGTGTTTTCTTTGAGTTACTATTGGTGAAAGTGTAGCCTGATTCAGTTTCAGTTTCATTGGTGTGTTTGTGAACTCAGTTGTTAACCTTTAACTCCCCCAAGATAACCAATAAGTCAATCTCCAGAAACATGCAACATGTCTTGACTAATCGGCAACTTTGAAAATATGCAGTGTGTCCAAGTCCAGTGGCCTTGCCTCATTC is a genomic window containing:
- the numa1 gene encoding nuclear mitotic apparatus protein 1 isoform X1: MAVHRTKAEALVKWINSLKLSKEVENLSDLQDGVIFINIVCRISGKENAQQLIEQKTIEERFQFICNFLECSEVQKTQSELCRYNPAAGSVVSWQKILNSEDVELEMAKVAVFLLHLHTMAKQNPWEFESLDIDTQGELVGMLRYILDNEEAIYLDNNLVVFLRSRATSPVARLFSASSDETNSPPISEKTGGHKTKFLTSSVYSSAPSNSPTSPMRDFMQTPLVQVRRMKRQLADARTLRDDLEIELTEARKLLTEKETQISIMQQKIERLVKLTEKQTSEEDSDELSNMRDKHESVLNRLRDAQKQCQDLKTEKNQTERKIDKLEEENGDLSYKVRDLNSRLAQSQKALNELADEHEAAIPLWEGKQKQLESDLCVTLSDKKLLEEKVQILEGKISLMEDQLKAAGESSSEMKGEVMGDILQLEVLKTEISQLTAKTAELEQESSLHKEEKSQLAETIRNLEQSISDLVEQKDQLEQDARVQEDRLTGQLDALNVEIMKLNNSLMQKDLELEEEKKLRRQLADDSQSKEKTVLDLDSKVQTLNEVLRSKEEALKMLEKEVSAERENMSQQVATLKEESQQINKEKASILSQYDTLKTEKEAELNLLTEEIKALKSNQLEMEDLRSEKDSLSQKVQELCSEVAEVGSKNQSLQSVCETHKQRHAEEVAALKIKLQETEGMLEEHRIRLAGLDASAQNVKNLQEQLTSLQGTVEALENEKKQWEEGHAREAERYSQLANEVKGLTEERNQARTQLAEELKRQEVVGAQMKQTMDEQVERCSTLQSELSDALRKVEEKEKEEARLCENVASWKEKFEVVQHKQVQGDELIACLKEEREKAQAELSEEKAKSNELETRINQLNNEEERKASALEKDLCDALSQIKEKEALRDQAQAEVLSWQDKFETAQKEASQRLSQVEEAARQNSHKRDQIEKELFEAREKVAHLEDRVNQAGSKQQDQISKLEADLAKARQVAREEAVQSEELRGEVEALHSQLAELRKSQSECMARVEEKQHKLSEEKDAAKVELEAERASKLDMETRLQQSINEQQERLVVLQSEVSSARTAREEIETKEKLMRSEIERWQDQSRHQQARINELQTEVSTMKNMKEKIISQEREMLRYAEVLSKKEEELHELSSKLAAGDDAIRQHKQRMDSAEKELSKSRNLCQERLSSIEALKSQVAELELKCKGQQDVIARLETEKTAQGSHSHEHMTALQGELSLVRGLLKEKESMERALKEKVSLHLEELAKQKEKVRALELEIPTWQLKSSEEQKENAKLRDKVAVQVEVCRKLQETIDALRAEQASEAQKRNSAEEATKLQNTTLKMEIAAQKQAAEKLQEELTARKLAEATLERQAQADKEQSVQMEQELLQLRGQMAEIQSTMRASESQHQGELEQQKKLLNELKAETRQLPSLKERCKEQEREIQRLQQSSSQLSSESGLACGKLEAELARAREAHAKELSHLKSCHAEQEAASKAKEEESRKRVEEATSKYEKAKLMVLDERRRFQDEQQKLSTQVEELQKKLATENQKVVELNQKLAQQDTTAKSKLQKLKARDSDAQEKLEQQVEELHAQLEKKEEVVQHVKAQLDKAKTHYDSKKVLNLELTQKLEASKKDVTALEEQLTTVKQECVDLRTESEQLRQDLQQSAKELKEANQKNKTLSAQVDFTDRQLRELKSGQTTESVKSRVDTRRGSSQAEESEADFSKDSIELSDLEETTMTWENTGGRRGKQAYKTPVAAQKRAGSRAAQKQRGSQESLESLYFTPLPSHNQSKMDISLSSLGDLSLDSGKKTRSGRRRTTQVINILMTKKETVDQEGASTSSTSVLGTRSSTSQPNLLGRPSRGGRRNRPTSTISLPIIDRSMSQDSLDSSSNAEDLGAATLMNLPGYRPSTRRSTRLSTFGSVASGSSSLYPGSCQDEPDQLEDWNRIAELQRRNGVCPPHLKTSYPLESNTATNESMITEDELRLGDPQETLRRATLLPQQIKEMSTSRLKRLSTDSQGSNWKGVTTRQRKRLSEESHQGSGTPEAKKQLSCFPRPLTPKEKVKRVHSLFDSQAKRPTPNKAKNQTDRRKSISYTVLNTPRKLGNTLLRGINKRATPKKTPKKSPKKSPRSNSKKDVGRRKASKNMKM
- the numa1 gene encoding nuclear mitotic apparatus protein 1 isoform X2; the encoded protein is MAVHRTKAEALVKWINSLKLSKEVENLSDLQDGVIFINIVCRISGKENAQQLIEQKTIEERFQFICNFLECSEVQKTQSELCRYNPAAGSVVSWQKILNSEDVELEMAKVAVFLLHLHTMAKQNPWEFESLDIDTQGELVGMLRYILDNEEAIYLDNNLVVFLRSRATSPVARLFSASSDETNSPPISEKTGGHKTKFLTSSVYSSAPSNSPTSPMRDFMQTPLVQVRRMKRQLADARTLRDDLEIELTEARKLLTEKETQISIMQQKIERLVKLTEKQTSEEDSDELSNMRDKHESVLNRLRDAQKQCQDLKTEKNQTERKIDKLEEENGDLSYKVRDLNSRLAQSQKALNELADEHEAAIPLWEGKQKQLESDLCVTLSDKKLLEEKVQILEGKISLMEDQLKAAGESSSEMKGEVMGDILQLEVLKTEISQLTAKTAELEQESSLHKEEKSQLAETIRNLEQSISDLVEQKDQLEQDARVQEDRLTGQLDALNVEIMKLNNSLMQKDLELEEEKKLRRQLADDSQSKEKTVLDLDSKVQTLNEVLRSKEEALKMLEKEVSAERENMSQQVATLKEESQQINKEKASILSQYDTLKTEKEAELNLLTEEIKALKSNQLEMEDLRSEKDSLSQKVQELCSEVAEVGSKNQSLQSVCETHKQRHAEEVAALKIKLQETEGMLEEHRIRLAGLDASAQNVKNLQEQLTSLQGTVEALENEKKQWEEGHAREAERYSQLANEVKGLTEERNQARTQLAEELKRQEVVGAQMKQTMDEQVERCSTLQSELSDALRKVEEKEKEEARLCENVASWKEKFEVVQHKQVQGDELIACLKEEREKAQAELSEEKAKSNELETRINQLNNEEERKASALEKDLCDALSQIKEKEALRDQAQAEVLSWQDKFETAQKEASQRLSQVEEAARQNSHKRDQIEKELFEAREKVAHLEDRVNQAGSKQQDQISKLEADLAKARQVAREEAVQSEELRGEVEALHSQLAELRKSQSECMARVEEKQHKLSEEKDAAKVELEAERASKLDMETRLQQSINEQQERLVVLQSEVSSARTAREEIETKEKLMRSEIERWQDQSRHQQARINELQTEVSTMKNMKEKIISQEREMLRYAEVLSKKEEELHELSSKLAAGDDAIRQHKQRMDSAEKELSKSRNLCQERLSSIEALKSQVAELELKCKGQQDVIARLETEKTAQGSHSHEHMTALQGELSLVRGLLKEKESMERALKEKVSLHLEELAKQKEKVRALELEIPTWQLKSSEEQKENAKLRDKVAVQVEVCRKLQETIDALRAEQASEAQKRNSAEEATKLQNTTLKMEIAAQKQAAEKLQEELTARKLAEATLERQAQADKEQSVQMEQELLQLRGQMAEIQSTMRASESQHQGELEQQKKLLNELKAETRQLPSLKERCKEQEREIQRLQQSSSQLSSESGLACGKLEAELARAREAHAKELSHLKSCHAEQEAASKAKEEESRKRVEEATSKYEKAKLMVLDERRRFQDEQQKLSTQVEELQKKLATENQKVVELNQKLAQQDTTAKSKLQKLKARDSDAQEKLEQQVEELHAQLEKKEEVVQHVKAQLDKAKTHYDSKKVLNLELTQKLEASKKDVTALEEQLTTVKQECVDLRTESEQLRQDLQQSAKELKEANQKNKTLSAQVDFTDRQLRELKSGQTTESVKSRVDTRRGSSQAEESEADFSKDSIELSDLEETTMTWENTGGRRGKQAYKTPVAAQKRAGSRAAQKQRGSQESLESLYFTPLPSHNQSKMDISLSSLGDLSLDSGKKTRSGRRRTTQVINILMTKETVDQEGASTSSTSVLGTRSSTSQPNLLGRPSRGGRRNRPTSTISLPIIDRSMSQDSLDSSSNAEDLGAATLMNLPGYRPSTRRSTRLSTFGSVASGSSSLYPGSCQDEPDQLEDWNRIAELQRRNGVCPPHLKTSYPLESNTATNESMITEDELRLGDPQETLRRATLLPQQIKEMSTSRLKRLSTDSQGSNWKGVTTRQRKRLSEESHQGSGTPEAKKQLSCFPRPLTPKEKVKRVHSLFDSQAKRPTPNKAKNQTDRRKSISYTVLNTPRKLGNTLLRGINKRATPKKTPKKSPKKSPRSNSKKDVGRRKASKNMKM
- the numa1 gene encoding nuclear mitotic apparatus protein 1 isoform X3; the protein is MAVHRTKAEALVKWINSLKLSKEVENLSDLQDGVIFINIVCRISGKENAQQLIEQKTIEERFQFICNFLECSEVQKTQSELCRYNPAAGSVVSWQKILNSEDVELEMAKVAVFLLHLHTMAKQNPWEFESLDIDTQGELVGMLRYILDNEEAIYLDNNLVVFLRSRATSPVARLFSASSDETNSPPISEKTGGHKTKFLTSSVYSSAPSNSPTSPMRDFMQTPLVQVRRMKRQLADARTLRDDLEIELTEARKLLTEKETQISIMQQKIERLVKLTEKQTSEEDSDELSNMRDKHESVLNRLRDAQKQCQDLKTEKNQTERKIDKLEEENGDLSYKVRDLNSRLAQSQKALNELADEHEAAIPLWEGKQKQLESDLCVTLSDKLEVLKTEISQLTAKTAELEQESSLHKEEKSQLAETIRNLEQSISDLVEQKDQLEQDARVQEDRLTGQLDALNVEIMKLNNSLMQKDLELEEEKKLRRQLADDSQSKEKTVLDLDSKVQTLNEVLRSKEEALKMLEKEVSAERENMSQQVATLKEESQQINKEKASILSQYDTLKTEKEAELNLLTEEIKALKSNQLEMEDLRSEKDSLSQKVQELCSEVAEVGSKNQSLQSVCETHKQRHAEEVAALKIKLQETEGMLEEHRIRLAGLDASAQNVKNLQEQLTSLQGTVEALENEKKQWEEGHAREAERYSQLANEVKGLTEERNQARTQLAEELKRQEVVGAQMKQTMDEQVERCSTLQSELSDALRKVEEKEKEEARLCENVASWKEKFEVVQHKQVQGDELIACLKEEREKAQAELSEEKAKSNELETRINQLNNEEERKASALEKDLCDALSQIKEKEALRDQAQAEVLSWQDKFETAQKEASQRLSQVEEAARQNSHKRDQIEKELFEAREKVAHLEDRVNQAGSKQQDQISKLEADLAKARQVAREEAVQSEELRGEVEALHSQLAELRKSQSECMARVEEKQHKLSEEKDAAKVELEAERASKLDMETRLQQSINEQQERLVVLQSEVSSARTAREEIETKEKLMRSEIERWQDQSRHQQARINELQTEVSTMKNMKEKIISQEREMLRYAEVLSKKEEELHELSSKLAAGDDAIRQHKQRMDSAEKELSKSRNLCQERLSSIEALKSQVAELELKCKGQQDVIARLETEKTAQGSHSHEHMTALQGELSLVRGLLKEKESMERALKEKVSLHLEELAKQKEKVRALELEIPTWQLKSSEEQKENAKLRDKVAVQVEVCRKLQETIDALRAEQASEAQKRNSAEEATKLQNTTLKMEIAAQKQAAEKLQEELTARKLAEATLERQAQADKEQSVQMEQELLQLRGQMAEIQSTMRASESQHQGELEQQKKLLNELKAETRQLPSLKERCKEQEREIQRLQQSSSQLSSESGLACGKLEAELARAREAHAKELSHLKSCHAEQEAASKAKEEESRKRVEEATSKYEKAKLMVLDERRRFQDEQQKLSTQVEELQKKLATENQKVVELNQKLAQQDTTAKSKLQKLKARDSDAQEKLEQQVEELHAQLEKKEEVVQHVKAQLDKAKTHYDSKKVLNLELTQKLEASKKDVTALEEQLTTVKQECVDLRTESEQLRQDLQQSAKELKEANQKNKTLSAQVDFTDRQLRELKSGQTTESVKSRVDTRRGSSQAEESEADFSKDSIELSDLEETTMTWENTGGRRGKQAYKTPVAAQKRAGSRAAQKQRGSQESLESLYFTPLPSHNQSKMDISLSSLGDLSLDSGKKTRSGRRRTTQVINILMTKKETVDQEGASTSSTSVLGTRSSTSQPNLLGRPSRGGRRNRPTSTISLPIIDRSMSQDSLDSSSNAEDLGAATLMNLPGYRPSTRRSTRLSTFGSVASGSSSLYPGSCQDEPDQLEDWNRIAELQRRNGVCPPHLKTSYPLESNTATNESMITEDELRLGDPQETLRRATLLPQQIKEMSTSRLKRLSTDSQGSNWKGVTTRQRKRLSEESHQGSGTPEAKKQLSCFPRPLTPKEKVKRVHSLFDSQAKRPTPNKAKNQTDRRKSISYTVLNTPRKLGNTLLRGINKRATPKKTPKKSPKKSPRSNSKKDVGRRKASKNMKM